The nucleotide sequence GCCAAATGAATCGCCACACTACAAGCAACAATCACCGCTGTACTTCCAAAAAAAGCAGAAGGAAAACTAAAATCCTTCAACCAATCTACTCTTGACTTACTCACGATAAACGCACTTGTAAGTCCCGCAAACATCATCACCATACTAATAATAGCAAACAACAAAATCATCTTATACGATCTCGCCGTTCTTGCTTGGTGTTCACTAACACTCATTGTCATACTCATACTATCTTAAAAATTTATCTACTATATAAACTAATTGCAATAACGAAATATACGAAACACTAACTAACATCAATGTTCTAGCCGCTTTTGCCGTTCTCAACTTATACAAATTCACCGCATAATACAACATCCACAAACCTAATACAAAAACCGCAACTGACGCCATTGTCCCTATATAAAGTTGCCCTGTATAACCTAGTGAAGGTAGTAAAGATGCAATGATTAACCAAACGGTATACAATATAACTTGCAAAGCTGTTCCTTTATCTTTTTTTCCAGTAGGCAACATAAAAATTCCTGCCTTCTCATAATCTTCATACAAGAACCAACCAATAGCCCAAAAATGAGGAAACTGCCAGAAAAACTGAATCAAAAACAAAGTCCCTGCTTCAATTCCAAAATCACCCGTAGCCGCTACCCATCCCAACATAAACGGAATCGCTCCTGGAAAAGCTCCCACAAAAACCGACAACGAAGTGACTGTTTTCAAAGGTGTATAAACACTGGTGTATAAAAAAATTGAAATCGCACCAAACATAGCCGACTTTGGATTAATCATATACAACAATGACAATCCTATCAAAGTAAGCAAACTGGCGAGAATCAAAGCGTTTCTTGAAGACATTCTCCCCGAAGGAACTGGACGATTTTTAGTTCGATCCATTAATTTGTCAATATCTTTTTCAATCACCTGATTGTAGGCATTAGAAGCCCCAACCATACAATAACCACCGATACAAAGCATAATCAAAACCGACCACTGAAAAGGATGCTCCTCACTGAATCCCAAAAGGTAACCCGCAATCGAAGAAAACAAAACACTAATAGCTAATCCTGCTTTAGTGATTTCTTTAAAATCCGTAAAAACCGTTTTAAGGGAAAATGTATTTGTAGCCGTATTCAATGCCGTTTTCATTAAGTTTTATAAAACTGGTGCAAAAGTAACTTAACAAAAGGGATTTGGCAAAAAACAATTCATAAAAAATGTTTTTTAATAAAAATCAAAAAAAACTAGACGAAAGGAATGATTAAAATAACAGAGAAAAGTAATCTGCGATAATAAATTTGTTTTATTAATGACGTTTATTTTTACATTAACCGCGTTGCAAACGCTACGATTTGTTTTCCAATTTAAAGTAGGTACTCGTCGCAGACGAGCACCAGTTATGAGGACAAACGAGCGCCAGTCGGGCTGTCTTTTTTTTTATCTGCAATTATCGCTAACTTACTTATTTGCGTAGATAATAAACCATACAATAAAAATAATCAAGTCTATACAAGAAAAGATTAGTAAACTTCTTAAGTTTTCACGCTTATTAAATTCGAAAATAAACCAATTGAGTATTAGTAATAGAAATCCTAAAACAATCCATTCAATTAGCACACCTTTGAAGGCAAGGTATAATTGAGGTAAAAGATTTTCTTCAACTTTTGGTGAAGTTTCAAAAATTATTAATTGAAGGAATACTGCAATTGTCAAACACAATATAGTTGGTATTATTACAGTAAATCTAAATGTCTTTGGTTTTTCGTTTTCTACTGTCATTATATTCTAACTAACGTTTTTTAAATATTTTGTAAATCAATTATTTATATTTCTAATGCTCATCTAAATTTTCACTTTCTTCCGTTAGCTGAAGGTGTCAATTTTAGCGTAAATATGTGGAATTACTGCTAACTACCCTCTCTGGTGCTCGTCTGTGACGAGTATCTACTTTAATTATGAAAACGAATCAAAGCGTTTGCAACGCGACTCATTAACACATCCTTTCTAGCGCGAGCCTGGGTTTTCATTTTTCAATCTGTTTTATAAATTCAATAATTTTCATTTCGTTGTTTTGACCTGTTATTAAATGTGAGTTTCCAATATATTCCATTCCCAAGTATTTTGCTGTTTCCGAAAATGGAAGCCAAAAATTCTCTCCAAGGTTTTCTCCGATTGAGCAACTCATTACAGCCATTTTTTTTCCACGCAATTTTCGTCCAAGCTCTTTCTCTATAGTTAATAAGTCTGTAAATCGGTCAAAAAATACTTTCATTATTCCGCTCATTGAGTACCAATAAACTGGTGTTACAAAAATTAGCGTTTCGTATTTTCCCATAATTTCTTTCATTAAGCTCAGATAATCATCGTTCCGATTATTGTGTTCGTAATCAAAATAGCTAAATTCATAATCATTTAAATTTACCAAATCCCATTTCGATTTTTCAATCAGTTGCTTTGTTAGGTTTGCAGCATCTCCATCGTTTCTCGAACTACCAACTATTATTACTTTTTCCATACAAGATTTCAGTTTTTCAAATGTGCTACAACTACTTTATATAAATGACAAAACCATACAAAGCCCCTCTGGTGCTCGTCTGCGACGAGTACCTACTTTAATTATGAAAACGAATCAAAGCGTTTGCAACGCGACTCATTAGCACATCACCACAAAGGCTCTACATTTATATTACAAAACACCTTGTTATCTTCTTCATAATTCCTATAACTACTATTCACATACCCCCCCCACTGGTGCTCGTCTGCGACGAGTACCTACTTTAATTATGAAAACAAATCAAAGCGTTTGCAACGCGACTCATTAGCACATCACCACAAAGGTTCTACATTTACATTACAAAACACCTTGTTATCTTCCTCATAATTCCTATAACTACTATTCACATAATCTCTTTCATGAAAAACTATTTCAGCATCTACGGGATTATAATGAATATAATTTACCCGTTGCTCTATTTTTTCTAAAGTATCTAAAATAACGGGATGAAATCCATCCTGCCATACTTTAAAATTTTTAGCTCTTCCTGATTTTTGAGCTTCAAAACTAAATTTACGCAAAAGCCATTCCCGTCTGCTTTCAGGATATTCTTGAATAGCATCTATCAATTTTTTGGATGTGAATTTTTTAAAATCACGAATAACATTCTGCAATTCACCATCAAAAGCTGATACAATTAAGTGAATATGACTCGACATATACACATAAGCATGTACACTTAAACCTTTCTCCTTAATACAATAGTTCAAGGAATCATCTATGATATTACAATAA is from Flavobacterium sp. NG2 and encodes:
- the cyoE gene encoding heme o synthase; protein product: MNTATNTFSLKTVFTDFKEITKAGLAISVLFSSIAGYLLGFSEEHPFQWSVLIMLCIGGYCMVGASNAYNQVIEKDIDKLMDRTKNRPVPSGRMSSRNALILASLLTLIGLSLLYMINPKSAMFGAISIFLYTSVYTPLKTVTSLSVFVGAFPGAIPFMLGWVAATGDFGIEAGTLFLIQFFWQFPHFWAIGWFLYEDYEKAGIFMLPTGKKDKGTALQVILYTVWLIIASLLPSLGYTGQLYIGTMASVAVFVLGLWMLYYAVNLYKLRTAKAARTLMLVSVSYISLLQLVYIVDKFLR
- a CDS encoding flavodoxin family protein, producing MEKVIIVGSSRNDGDAANLTKQLIEKSKWDLVNLNDYEFSYFDYEHNNRNDDYLSLMKEIMGKYETLIFVTPVYWYSMSGIMKVFFDRFTDLLTIEKELGRKLRGKKMAVMSCSIGENLGENFWLPFSETAKYLGMEYIGNSHLITGQNNEMKIIEFIKQIEK
- a CDS encoding transposase, with the protein product MSEKYKVIDSTVPTFVTITIVDWVDLLVRPIYCNIIDDSLNYCIKEKGLSVHAYVYMSSHIHLIVSAFDGELQNVIRDFKKFTSKKLIDAIQEYPESRREWLLRKFSFEAQKSGRAKNFKVWQDGFHPVILDTLEKIEQRVNYIHYNPVDAEIVFHERDYVNSSYRNYEEDNKVFCNVNVEPLW